The following proteins are encoded in a genomic region of Paenibacillus sp. FSL R7-0273:
- a CDS encoding glutamate-5-semialdehyde dehydrogenase codes for MSEVVNKASRAKETTGVLAGLTTGQKNEALLVMADALRQEAQSIIAANAEDLERGRQAGTPESMLDRLALDISRIDAIAEGLQQIAVLPDPVGDTLETFERPNGLSIEKIRVPLGVIGIIYEARPNVTVDAAGLCLKTGNAVVLRGGSSALSSNRRIVEVLHTALAKTSLPPGALQLIEDPNRSSVDEMLKLNGLLDVIIPRGGSSLIQNVVMNATVPVIETGAGICHTYLDAGCQPEMAERISLNAKAQRPSVCNSMETLLIHREYAAEHLPALAEAFRKAKVELRGCQETLALVPWAVPVTAADYATEYNDYILNIRIVSGLDEALGHIAEYSTKHSECIVTENAEHAVRFMQEVDAAAVYHNASTRFTDGFEFGFGAEIGISTQKLHARGPMGLPALTSCKYKIYGTGQIRG; via the coding sequence ATGAGTGAAGTTGTAAACAAGGCATCCCGGGCTAAAGAAACTACGGGAGTACTGGCAGGACTAACCACCGGCCAGAAAAATGAGGCGCTGCTTGTCATGGCCGACGCACTGCGGCAGGAGGCACAGTCCATTATTGCTGCTAACGCGGAGGATCTGGAGCGCGGTCGTCAAGCCGGAACTCCGGAGTCTATGCTCGACCGCCTGGCACTGGATATCAGCCGGATCGATGCCATTGCAGAAGGCCTGCAGCAAATTGCTGTTCTGCCTGATCCGGTCGGAGATACACTTGAGACCTTTGAGCGTCCGAACGGCCTTTCGATCGAAAAAATCCGTGTACCGCTCGGCGTAATAGGCATTATCTATGAAGCCCGCCCGAATGTAACGGTAGATGCTGCCGGTCTTTGCCTGAAGACAGGCAATGCCGTAGTTTTACGCGGGGGCTCTTCTGCCCTCTCCTCAAACCGGCGGATTGTTGAAGTGCTGCATACTGCTCTGGCGAAAACGTCCCTGCCTCCCGGCGCCCTCCAGCTGATCGAGGATCCGAACCGTTCTTCCGTTGACGAGATGCTCAAGCTTAACGGCCTGCTGGATGTAATCATTCCGCGCGGGGGCAGCTCGCTGATCCAGAATGTTGTAATGAATGCCACTGTGCCTGTAATTGAAACGGGGGCAGGCATATGCCATACTTATCTGGATGCTGGATGTCAGCCGGAAATGGCCGAGCGTATCAGCCTCAATGCCAAAGCCCAGCGTCCGTCCGTCTGCAACTCTATGGAAACTCTGCTCATTCACCGTGAATACGCCGCTGAGCATCTGCCTGCGCTTGCTGAAGCCTTCCGCAAGGCGAAGGTTGAGCTGCGCGGCTGTCAGGAAACGTTAGCTCTAGTTCCATGGGCGGTACCGGTCACTGCAGCGGATTACGCAACCGAATATAATGACTATATTCTTAACATCCGGATTGTCAGCGGACTGGATGAAGCATTGGGTCACATTGCGGAGTACAGCACCAAGCATTCAGAATGTATTGTTACCGAAAATGCAGAGCACGCTGTCCGGTTCATGCAGGAGGTGGATGCCGCAGCTGTATACCATAACGCCTCAACCCGGTTCACTGACGGCTTTGAATTCGGCTTTGGCGCCGAGATCGGCATCAGCACCCAAAAGCTGCATGCGCGCGGACCGATGGGCCTGCCTGCGCTTACTTCCTGCAAATACAAAATTTACGGGACCGGCCAAATCCGGGGATAA
- the proC gene encoding pyrroline-5-carboxylate reductase, with the protein MCQQPSAPLIKERIVFYGAGSMAEAIVRGMIARSVIASDSITMLNRSSSERLAELRSRYGVQASNDPQQKTEILKQAQVIVLAMKPKDAAEALRGLAPLLSPGQIIVSVIAGITIRTIQGLLGTQQPVVRTMPNTSSTIGLGATGIAFSKEVDEAGRRLGLNIFESVGITSVIEEERMEILTGISGSGPAYIYYMMEAMTAAGIRGGLTPEQSSELTVQSVLGAARMVQQTGEDPAALRKKVTSPNGSTQAAIEALEKGDFFETVISAVNRCAERSREMGAAVEKELFKNQ; encoded by the coding sequence ATGTGTCAGCAACCTTCTGCTCCGCTTATTAAGGAGCGCATTGTCTTTTACGGTGCAGGCTCGATGGCTGAGGCCATCGTACGGGGCATGATTGCCCGCAGCGTTATTGCATCAGACAGCATCACTATGCTCAACCGCAGCAGCAGCGAGCGGCTCGCCGAGCTGCGCAGCCGTTACGGCGTACAGGCCAGCAACGATCCGCAGCAAAAAACAGAAATCCTTAAGCAGGCCCAGGTCATCGTCCTGGCAATGAAACCGAAGGATGCTGCTGAAGCACTGCGCGGCCTTGCCCCGCTGCTGTCCCCGGGACAGATTATCGTCTCTGTGATTGCCGGAATTACAATCCGCACGATTCAGGGGCTGCTCGGCACACAACAGCCGGTTGTACGCACCATGCCGAACACCTCCAGCACGATCGGGCTTGGTGCAACCGGCATCGCCTTCTCCAAGGAGGTCGATGAGGCCGGCCGCCGTCTGGGGCTGAATATATTTGAATCAGTGGGCATCACGTCCGTTATTGAGGAAGAACGGATGGAAATTCTCACCGGAATCTCCGGCAGCGGGCCTGCTTACATCTATTACATGATGGAAGCAATGACGGCTGCAGGCATCCGCGGCGGCCTGACACCTGAGCAGAGCTCGGAGCTGACTGTGCAGAGCGTACTCGGAGCTGCCCGCATGGTACAGCAGACCGGCGAGGACCCGGCTGCGCTGCGCAAAAAGGTCACTTCACCCAACGGCTCCACCCAGGCGGCGATTGAAGCGCTCGAAAAGGGTGATTTCTTCGAGACCGTTATTTCTGCAGTAAACCGCTGTGCCGAACGCTCCCGCGAGATGGGTGCCGCAGTGGAAAAAGAGCTGTTTAAGAACCAGTAG
- a CDS encoding DnaD domain protein, whose translation MDGKGWNTWGEGAAFGLQHGMAVIPYALLKYYRKLNLSGEEAMLLIHLLSFRQVEGIEFPSLEDLQTVTGRSISAIAGELQKLMKEGFISIDGTNDELRDFHYEQYNFTGLFNKLGVVLAEAAQEAASGKPAGTNHSGYAGSRIGVNSAGAAAVESESRNLFSIFEKEFGRPLSPMECETISGWVDQDRYPEELILLALKESVFAGKVHFRYIDRILLEWSRNRVKNAQDVKNYNQKFRGGGR comes from the coding sequence ATGGACGGCAAAGGATGGAATACCTGGGGTGAGGGCGCAGCTTTTGGCCTTCAGCACGGGATGGCCGTCATTCCTTATGCACTCTTAAAATATTACCGGAAGCTGAATCTCAGCGGCGAAGAAGCCATGCTGCTCATCCACCTGCTGTCTTTCCGGCAGGTGGAGGGCATTGAGTTCCCGTCGCTGGAGGATCTGCAAACTGTGACCGGCCGGAGCATATCCGCAATTGCCGGAGAGCTGCAGAAGCTGATGAAGGAAGGCTTTATCAGCATTGACGGAACAAATGACGAGTTGAGAGATTTTCATTATGAGCAGTACAACTTTACCGGACTGTTCAATAAGCTGGGGGTTGTCCTGGCTGAAGCCGCACAAGAGGCTGCTAGCGGCAAGCCTGCCGGTACTAATCATTCCGGGTATGCTGGATCAAGGATTGGCGTAAACTCAGCTGGAGCTGCGGCTGTAGAGTCTGAGAGCCGCAATCTGTTCAGCATCTTCGAAAAGGAATTCGGCCGTCCCCTGTCCCCGATGGAATGCGAGACGATCTCCGGCTGGGTTGATCAGGACCGGTATCCGGAGGAGCTTATCCTGCTGGCACTGAAAGAATCCGTCTTTGCCGGCAAGGTTCATTTCCGTTATATCGACCGAATCCTGCTGGAGTGGTCACGTAACCGGGTGAAGAACGCCCAGGACGTTAAGAACTATAACCAGAAATTCCGGGGCGGCGGAAGATGA
- the asnS gene encoding asparagine--tRNA ligase produces the protein MANKSVIKNVNEHVGESVVIGCWVNNKRSSGKIQFLQLRDGTGYIQGVVVKSEVPEQVWEDAKSLTQESSLYVTGIIREEPRSQSGYEMTVTGIEVLHLTENYPITPKEHGVDFLMDHRHLWLRSSKQRAVLVIRAEIIRAIQQFFNENDFTKVDPPILTPTSAEGTTNLFHTKYFDEDAYLTQSGQLYMEAAAMALGKVYSFGPTFRAEKSKTRRHLIEFWMIEPEMAFTDHEESLVVQENFISFIVQSVLTNCRAELEAVGRDISKLENIKAPFPRITYDDAIKFLNDNGHEIAWGDDFGAPHETAIAEANDKPVFITHYPASFKAFYMKPHPERPEVVLCADMIAPEGYGEIIGGSQRIDDPALLEQRFKEHNLSMDTYKWYMDLRTYGSVPHSGFGLGLERTVAWICGLDHVRETIPFPRTLYRLYP, from the coding sequence ATGGCTAACAAAAGTGTGATCAAGAATGTGAATGAACATGTCGGAGAGAGTGTTGTCATTGGCTGTTGGGTGAACAACAAACGCTCCAGCGGTAAAATTCAATTCCTGCAGCTTCGGGATGGTACAGGCTATATCCAGGGTGTTGTGGTGAAATCAGAAGTGCCTGAGCAGGTCTGGGAGGATGCCAAGAGCCTCACCCAGGAAAGCTCGCTGTATGTAACAGGCATTATCCGCGAGGAGCCGCGCAGCCAGTCCGGATATGAAATGACGGTTACCGGAATTGAAGTGCTGCATCTCACTGAGAATTATCCGATTACCCCTAAGGAGCATGGCGTTGACTTCCTGATGGATCATCGTCATCTCTGGCTTCGCTCCTCGAAGCAGCGTGCGGTACTCGTTATCCGTGCGGAGATTATCCGTGCGATTCAGCAGTTCTTTAACGAAAATGACTTTACCAAGGTGGATCCGCCGATCCTGACTCCAACCTCGGCTGAAGGAACCACCAACCTGTTCCATACGAAGTATTTCGATGAGGATGCCTACCTTACACAAAGCGGCCAGCTGTATATGGAAGCTGCAGCTATGGCACTTGGCAAGGTGTATTCCTTCGGTCCAACCTTCCGTGCAGAGAAATCCAAGACCCGCCGCCATCTGATTGAGTTCTGGATGATCGAGCCGGAAATGGCTTTTACTGATCATGAAGAGAGCCTTGTAGTACAGGAGAATTTCATCAGCTTTATCGTGCAATCCGTCCTGACGAACTGCCGCGCCGAGCTTGAGGCGGTGGGCCGCGATATCTCCAAGCTGGAGAATATTAAAGCACCGTTCCCGCGGATCACTTATGATGATGCGATCAAGTTCCTGAACGATAACGGCCATGAAATTGCCTGGGGTGATGACTTCGGTGCACCGCATGAGACAGCGATTGCTGAAGCCAACGACAAGCCGGTGTTCATTACGCATTACCCGGCGTCCTTCAAGGCGTTCTATATGAAGCCGCATCCTGAGCGTCCTGAGGTAGTACTCTGCGCAGATATGATCGCGCCTGAAGGCTACGGGGAGATTATCGGCGGTTCGCAGCGTATCGACGATCCTGCATTACTGGAGCAGCGCTTCAAGGAGCACAATCTTTCTATGGATACTTACAAATGGTATATGGACCTGCGCACCTACGGCTCCGTGCCTCACTCCGGCTTCGGTCTGGGACTTGAGCGTACTGTAGCCTGGATTTGCGGTCTGGATCATGTACGTGAAACCATTCCGTTCCCGCGTACACTGTACCGTCTGTACCCGTAA
- a CDS encoding acetate/propionate family kinase, whose protein sequence is MNVLVINSGSSSLKYQLYNMTDESVLAKGLVERIGMDSSILTHKPTGKQEVTEVSEILEHNTAIRKVLACLTDSEHGVISSIEEINAVGHRVVHGGEYFKESSLVSGDAKSKIRQLFDLAPLHNPAAVMGITATEINMPGVPQAVIFDTAFHQTMPEKAYMYAIPRVLYNKYKVRRYGAHGTSHDFVSKAAAEYLDRPLEDLKIITCHIGNGASVTAVQGGVSVDTSMGMTPLEGLMMGTRSGDLDPAIVPYVMNKEELSVGEVNSMLNKHSGLLAISGVSSDMRDIIDGAEKGEANSTLAFEMYEYRLRKYIGSYAAAMNGVDIIVFTAGVGENASLLRERVLNNLTFLGIELDAEANKVRSGDPRRISTADSKVQVLVVPTNEELVIARDTYRLVQGING, encoded by the coding sequence ATGAACGTTTTAGTAATCAACTCCGGAAGTTCCTCTTTGAAATATCAGCTGTACAATATGACTGATGAATCTGTGCTGGCCAAAGGGCTGGTAGAGCGCATCGGGATGGATTCCTCCATTCTGACCCACAAGCCGACCGGCAAGCAGGAAGTAACCGAGGTCAGCGAAATTCTGGAGCACAACACGGCTATCCGCAAGGTGCTTGCCTGCCTGACTGACAGCGAGCATGGTGTAATCAGCTCTATTGAAGAAATCAATGCTGTAGGACACCGTGTAGTACACGGGGGCGAATATTTCAAGGAATCCTCTTTGGTTAGCGGCGATGCTAAATCGAAGATCCGTCAATTGTTCGACCTTGCTCCGCTGCACAACCCTGCTGCAGTAATGGGGATTACAGCAACAGAAATCAATATGCCGGGTGTTCCGCAGGCTGTTATTTTTGACACTGCGTTCCACCAGACTATGCCTGAAAAAGCTTATATGTACGCCATTCCTAGAGTGCTGTACAACAAATACAAGGTTCGCCGCTACGGCGCGCACGGTACCTCCCATGACTTCGTAAGCAAAGCTGCTGCCGAGTATCTGGACCGTCCGCTGGAAGACCTGAAGATCATTACCTGCCACATCGGTAACGGTGCCAGCGTAACTGCGGTTCAGGGCGGAGTATCCGTTGACACTTCAATGGGGATGACCCCGCTGGAAGGTCTGATGATGGGTACACGCAGCGGTGACCTCGATCCGGCTATCGTTCCTTATGTTATGAACAAGGAAGAGCTGTCTGTCGGCGAAGTAAACTCCATGCTGAACAAGCACAGCGGCCTGCTGGCTATTTCCGGCGTGAGCAGCGACATGCGTGACATTATTGACGGTGCAGAGAAGGGCGAAGCGAATTCCACGCTTGCTTTTGAAATGTACGAATACCGTCTGCGTAAATACATCGGTTCCTATGCAGCAGCTATGAACGGTGTGGATATTATCGTCTTCACAGCAGGTGTCGGCGAGAATGCCTCACTGCTGCGTGAACGGGTACTGAACAATCTGACGTTCCTGGGCATCGAGCTGGATGCTGAGGCTAACAAAGTACGTTCCGGCGATCCGCGCCGCATCTCCACAGCTGATTCCAAGGTGCAGGTGCTGGTGGTTCCGACAAACGAAGAGCTTGTCATTGCCCGCGATACCTATCGCCTGGTGCAAGGAATTAACGGCTAA
- a CDS encoding 3-hydroxyacyl-CoA dehydrogenase family protein, with translation MKFKKIGVIGGGTMGQGIAEMLAAKGLDVLLVEKNAERLDYSYEMIETNLDKQLEKWAITQAEKKLILSRIQKVTHFAELSSCDMVIETITEDLEDKQKVFNQLDQVCPSHIILASNTSTLSLTELASSTMYPERVIGMHFIHPVGKVDLVEIVRGLKTSDSTFEDTKTFVDEIVEKKGVMIYESPGFVTSRLICLFINEAMHVLQEGVASPEDIDDAMRIGYQFQHGPLEMADRFGLDSVLAALENMFREYGELKYRPSTILRKMVRAGQLGAKSGEGFFKYDKDGDRI, from the coding sequence ATGAAGTTTAAAAAGATCGGTGTCATCGGCGGTGGCACAATGGGACAGGGGATTGCCGAAATGCTGGCAGCCAAAGGTCTTGATGTATTACTGGTGGAGAAAAACGCAGAAAGACTGGACTACTCCTATGAAATGATCGAGACAAATCTCGACAAGCAATTGGAGAAATGGGCAATTACACAGGCTGAGAAGAAGCTGATTCTGAGCCGTATCCAGAAAGTTACACATTTTGCCGAGCTCAGCTCCTGCGACATGGTGATTGAAACCATTACTGAAGATCTGGAAGATAAACAAAAAGTGTTTAACCAGCTTGACCAGGTATGTCCAAGCCACATTATTCTGGCCAGCAACACTTCTACCCTCAGCTTGACTGAGCTTGCCAGCTCTACAATGTATCCGGAACGCGTTATCGGCATGCATTTCATACATCCTGTCGGCAAGGTAGATCTTGTTGAAATTGTGCGCGGTCTGAAAACCTCTGACAGCACCTTTGAAGATACCAAAACCTTTGTTGATGAAATCGTTGAGAAGAAGGGCGTAATGATTTATGAATCCCCGGGATTTGTAACTTCACGCCTAATTTGCCTGTTCATTAACGAGGCTATGCATGTTCTGCAGGAGGGTGTTGCTTCTCCTGAGGATATCGATGACGCAATGCGTATCGGCTACCAGTTCCAGCACGGGCCGCTTGAGATGGCTGACCGCTTCGGTCTGGACTCCGTACTTGCCGCACTTGAGAACATGTTCCGGGAATACGGCGAGCTGAAATACCGCCCGTCCACCATTCTCAGAAAAATGGTGCGTGCAGGACAACTGGGTGCAAAATCCGGCGAAGGCTTCTTCAAGTATGACAAGGATGGTGACCGTATATGA
- a CDS encoding AAA family ATPase has product MPKYWKEILAGFAPVLLIFMAFVGINIFPVIIAAGMVAALLVIAHLRGGLTVNAGADKKRKKNGPAKLTFEEIGGQDNAKQELREALDFLIRHEEISKFGIRPLKGILLTGPPGTGKTLMAKAAAHYTNSVFVAASGSEFVEMYVGVGAGRIRDLFKDARTRAVKENKQSAIIFIDEIDVIGGKREGGQQREYDQTLNQLLTEMDGIYNNDTPRILLVAATNRKEMLDSALLRPGRFDRHIQVDMPDKKGRKSILDLHAKNKPLHAAVDLDKIAEEAYGFSGAQLESVMNEAAIYMMRENLTEVEQRHLSSAIDKVMMGEKTDRETNQEEKRRVAIHELGHAIMAELLRPGSVSQVTLTPRGQALGYVRHNPQTEQYLYTKDYLEDQIMIALGGAASEEMFYGGRSTGSRGDFDQALNIVETMMKSGLTSLGIANLQMVTTEELMKENSKILDELMLRTRELLENQRSIFEYSLDILMKEEVLSGEQFRCQFSDSVKLPA; this is encoded by the coding sequence ATGCCTAAGTACTGGAAGGAAATTCTCGCCGGCTTTGCTCCGGTGCTGCTGATCTTTATGGCTTTTGTCGGAATTAATATCTTTCCGGTCATCATTGCGGCCGGCATGGTCGCGGCCCTGCTGGTGATTGCCCATCTGCGCGGAGGACTTACTGTTAACGCCGGGGCAGACAAGAAGCGCAAGAAGAACGGTCCGGCCAAGCTTACCTTTGAAGAGATCGGCGGTCAGGATAACGCGAAGCAGGAGCTGCGCGAAGCGCTTGATTTCCTGATCCGGCATGAGGAGATCAGCAAGTTCGGCATCCGCCCGCTTAAAGGGATTCTGCTGACAGGCCCTCCGGGAACAGGGAAGACACTGATGGCAAAGGCTGCGGCACATTATACCAACTCCGTCTTTGTTGCAGCATCAGGCAGTGAATTTGTGGAAATGTATGTAGGTGTCGGGGCCGGACGTATCCGTGATTTGTTCAAGGATGCCCGTACCCGTGCTGTTAAGGAAAATAAGCAGAGCGCCATTATTTTTATTGATGAAATTGATGTTATCGGCGGCAAGCGCGAAGGCGGACAGCAGCGGGAATACGACCAGACCTTGAATCAGCTGCTGACCGAGATGGACGGGATCTATAATAACGATACGCCGCGTATCCTGCTGGTTGCTGCAACGAACCGCAAGGAAATGCTGGATTCAGCACTGCTGCGTCCGGGCCGGTTTGACCGCCATATTCAGGTGGATATGCCCGACAAGAAGGGCCGCAAGTCCATCCTTGATCTCCATGCCAAGAACAAGCCGCTGCATGCTGCAGTCGATCTGGACAAAATTGCCGAGGAAGCTTACGGCTTCTCCGGCGCCCAGCTGGAGAGCGTGATGAACGAAGCGGCGATTTATATGATGCGTGAAAACCTGACCGAGGTGGAGCAGCGCCATTTATCCTCGGCGATCGACAAGGTTATGATGGGCGAGAAGACGGACCGCGAAACCAACCAGGAGGAGAAGCGGCGGGTGGCGATCCACGAGCTGGGCCATGCGATTATGGCGGAGCTGCTGCGCCCGGGAAGCGTAAGCCAGGTGACTCTGACTCCGCGCGGCCAGGCACTTGGTTATGTACGGCATAATCCTCAGACAGAGCAGTATCTGTATACCAAAGACTATCTGGAGGACCAGATTATGATCGCTCTTGGGGGTGCAGCCTCTGAGGAAATGTTTTACGGCGGACGCAGCACCGGCTCGCGCGGTGATTTTGACCAGGCGCTGAATATAGTAGAGACAATGATGAAGTCGGGTCTTACCTCGCTCGGGATTGCCAATCTGCAAATGGTTACCACTGAAGAGCTTATGAAGGAAAACAGTAAAATACTGGACGAGCTTATGCTCCGCACCCGGGAGCTGCTTGAGAATCAGCGTAGTATTTTTGAATACTCCCTCGACATCCTGATGAAGGAAGAAGTCCTCTCCGGAGAGCAATTTCGTTGTCAATTTAGTGACAGTGTAAAATTACCGGCATAA